The nucleotide sequence GCACTGCGTCATCTCCTGCCTGCGTCGGATCCTACGTCATCCTGCGAACCCCGCGTTCGGTGTGACAAGTGGCCTCGTCCTGTCAGGATCGCGAAATGTCCTGGCGGGGCACTCACCTATCGTTCTCGAGCTTGAAATCGCACCGTTTTGACCGCTGTGAAGCGATTTCCAAGGCTTGGAGGCCCCTTCGCGCGGCGTGGCGGAGAAGACGGGAGCGTTTTCCCAGCTCGCCGACCGCGTATCCTTCTCGTGCGAGCTCGATGAGCTTCACCGCGGTCAAAACGGTGACTCGAGAGGGTCGATATCGCGAAGAACCCATGCTAGACCGCGCCAGATCCTCCGCGAACGGACGTGTGGCGCATTGCTGATGGGTTGGTGTCCGCTGTGTGCGAAGGTCGGCGTGCGACCGCACGGGACTGCATACTTGAGGTTCGAGATTCTGCAGACGCGAAGGAGCGGCGATGGAAGGCGTGGATCGAACAGGCGGCACGGCGGCCGATGAGGCGCGGGTGCGCGAAGCGGCAGAGACGCAGCGAACGGCCAAGGCGGCGGAGGCGAGCGGCCCCGCGCGCCCTTCGACGGTCCCTCCGCCCGCTTCGCCCACCACCGAAGGTGTGCCTGCTGCCGCCGTGCGCGACGCGCAGGAAGCCGCCGCGGCCGAGCGCGCCCGCGAGCTGGCCGCCGCCTCCGCCAGGCAGGGCGACGTGCCCGCCGCCGAGCCCAAGCCCGAGCGCAAGCGCGGCGTGGCGGCCGTGTTCGCGGGCCTGCTTTTGGCCATGTTCGTGTCCACGCTGTCCGAGACGGTCACGGCCACGGCGCTGCCCACCATCGTGGGCGACCTCGGCGGCGTCGACCACATGCAGTGGGTGACCACGGCCTACATCCTGGCCTCCACCATCATGATGCCCATCTACGGCAAGCTGGGCGACCTGTTCGGCCGCAAGTACCTGTTCATCGTGGCGCTTTCGGTGTTCATCGTGGGCTCGGCCACCTGCGGGCTCGCGCCCAGCATGGACGGCCTCATCGCGGGTCGCGCCGTGGAAGGGCTCGGGGGCGGCGGCCTCATCATCTTGGCGCAGGCCACCATCGCCGACATCATCCCGCCCCGGCAGCGCGGCAAGTACATGGGCGTCATGGGATCGGTGTTCGCCGTGTCCACCGTGGTGGGGCCGCTTCTGGGCGGCTGGTTCGTGCAGGTGACGGGCTGGCGCTGGCTGTTCGCTTTCAACATCCCGCTGGCGCTCTTGGCCATCGCGGCCGTGGCGTTCTTCCTCACGAACCCCGAGCGCCGCGACGACCGCCCGCCGGTGGACGTGGGCGGCATGATGGCCATGGCCGTTTCCGTGTCGTCGCTCGTGCTGGCCACCGCATGGGGCGGCACGCTGTACCCGTGGCTGTCGTGGCAGATCATCGGCTTGTTCGCGCTGTTCGTGGTTGCGGCCGTGGCGTTCGTGCTGGTGGAGCGGCGGGCGAAGGAACCCATCATCCCGATGCTGCTGTTCAAGAACCGCAACTTCGTGGTGTGCACCATCACGGGCATGTTCATCATGCTGGGCATGATGGGCACGGTGTCGTACCTGCCCACGTACTTCCAAATCGTGGACGGCCTCGCGCCCGAGCAGGCCGGGCTCATGACGTTCCCCATGATGGCGGGCGTGCTGCTCACGGCGGTGGGCACGGGCTTTTTGGCCACGAAGACCGGGCGCTACAAGTGGATGCCCATCGCCTCGTGCGCCGTGGCGGCGGTGGGCTTCGTGCTGCTGTCGCGCCTGACGCCGGATACGTCGCTGCTGATGACGGGCGTGTTCCTGTTCATCCTGGGCTTCGGCATAGGGCTGGGGCAGCAGATCCTCGTGCTCATCGTGCAGAACGAGTTCCCGCACGCCATCGTGGGCACGGCCACCGCGGCCAACAACTTCTTCCGGCAGATCGGCTCCACGCTGGGGGCGTCGCTCGTGGGCGCGCTGTTCACGTCGCGCCTCGCCGCCGACCTGGCCGCGCAGCTGCCGAAGACCGACAACATCAGCATGAACCGCATCACGCCCCAGTTCATCGATCACCTCGGCGGTCCCGCGCGCGACATCATAACCACCGCGTACTCCGACGCGCTCGTGCCCATCTTCCTGTACGTGGTGCCCCTGCTGGTGGTGGGCTTCCTCCTCATGCTCACCCTCAAGGAGAATCCCCTGGCAAAGAGCGTGAACCACACCGGCCACCCAGGGGACGACGCGCTGTAGGGGCATGAGGGCTTTTCCGGCTTCACGACGCCGAATCGGGCCCCTCGTGCCAAAAACGAGCCGTTTTGGCAATTCATATGAGGTAACTATGGATATGTTCGAAGAACGCCACCTGGTGAAACGCCCTCGTTGCTCGCTGTATGAGCGTCGGGAGCCCCCGAAGCCGTGTCGCGATTGCCAAACCGGCTCGTTTTTGGCAGAAGCGGGAAAAAACGGCGTCACTACCGGCGCAGCTCCCAGAAGGCCACGGCGCTGGCGGCGGCCACGTTCAGGGAGTCCACTCCGTGCTGCATCGGGATGCGCACCGTGTAGTCGCAGGCGGCGATGGTGGTGGGCGCTAGGCCGTCGCCCTCGGTGCCGAACACCAGCGCGAGCTTCGGCTCGGCGGCCAGGTCGGCGTCGTCCAGCGGCACCGAGTCGTCCGACAACGCCATCGCGGCCGTGGCGAATCCCAGATCGCGCAGCAGCGGAAGGCCGTCCTCCGCCCAGGCGCCCTTGCCCGCGCGCGGGTCCGCCTCCTCGCCGATGCGCGTCCACGGCACCTGGAACACGGTTCCCATCGACACGCGAACCGCGCGGCGGTACAACGGGTCGTAGCACTCGGGCGTCACGAGCACGGCATCCACGCCCAGCGCCGCGGCCGAACGGAAGATGGCGCCCACGTTCGTGTGGTTCGTGATGTTCTCCAGCACGGCCACGAGCCGCGCATCGCGCACGACGTCGGCCACGCTCGGCGGCGCGGGGCGTTTGAATGCCGCAAGCGCACCGCGCGTCAGCTCGAACCCCGTGAGCCTTGCCAGCTCCTCGCGCGGCGCCACGAATACGGGCACCTCGGGGTGCTCGGCCTCGATGCGTGCGATCACGGGCTGCAGGGCGTCGAGCCACTTAGCCTCCATAAGCAGCGACAACGGTTGCATTCCCGCCTCGAGCGCCCGCTCTATTACGTTGCCCGACTCCGCGATGAACACCCCGCGCTCCGGTTCCAGCCGGCTGCGCAGCTGCACGTCGGTCAGCCGCGCATACGCATCGAGCCGCGGGTCGTCGAGCGTCGAGATCTCCACTAGGGGCATGGCGGGTACCTTCCTCGTTCCGTATCGTTCGCAAGGACTATACCAGAAGCCGGCGCCTCTATGCCGAAGCGCTCGGACGCCTCGCCCCTTCGGCAATCGCTCGGCCCGGTTTTAGCACAGAAATCACCGAATGTTGCGCTTGCCGGCCGAATAGTTGTTGCTCAGATTTCTGTGAACTGCGGAAATGCTCGCAGTACGCCTGGCGGCGGCAGGTTGAGCCTCCTTGGAGGCGGAAATATGTGCAACTTTCGGTGATTTCTGTGCTAAAAGGCCCTCAGCGCCTGTTGCAGGCAGCGCGGACTTCGGCTGCCACGTCGCGCACGTTCGCCAGGCCTTGCGTGCAGAACTCGTCGCAGGTGAGCATCTGCGCGCCGATGTGGGCCATGTCCTCTATGTTCGCCGCCTGCACGGCCGGGGTGCGCGACGAGGTGCAATCCTCGATGACGGCCACGTTGTAGTCGAGCGAGAGCGCGTCGTAGCAGGTGGTGCGAATGCAGTTCGGCGTGGTGGTGCCGATGAGCACCACCGTCCCCACGCCCAGGCGACGCAGCACGTTGTCCAGATTCGTGTTGAAGAACGCGGAGAAGCGCGGCTTCACCACCACGCGGTCGCCGGGTTGCGGCGCGAGCGGCGCCGGCTCGTCGAGCGAGTGCGGATTCGCGCACGCCCGCGACACGGGCTTGCCGCCGCCATCCCAGGCAGCGTGGCGCACCGCCTCTACGTCCGAGCCGTCCTCGGCGTACTCGCGCACGACGTGGAACACGGGCATGCCCAGCTCGCGCGCGTGGTCGAGCGCGCGCGAGCACGCGGGCACCGTGGCCGCCGCCCCTTCCACGCACAGGGCCGATGCCGGGTCGATGAACCCGTTCTGCATGTCGATGATGATAAGGGCTGCCTTGCACGGATCGATCATAGCGTGCTCCCTTCCCCGAGCTCGAACACGTTCTTGTGGAAGTCTATGATACCCTCTTTCCTCATCCGCGACAGCTCGGCGCACATGGCGCTGCGGTCAACGGACAGGTAGTCGGCCAGCTCCTGGCGGTCGAACGGGATGGCGAACCGGCTCGCTTCCGCAGCTTTGGCCTGGTCGGACAGGTATGACAGCAGCTTGGCGCGCGTCGTGCGCTGCGACGTGTGCTCTATCTTGCGTGTGAGCGCGTGCGCGCGGCGCGCCACGATGCCCAGCAGGTTGCGGACGAGGCGCGCGTGGAACGCACACGACGCAGGGCACAGGCTGGTGACGCGCCGCACGTCCATGAGCAGGACAAGCGCGTCCTCGGCCGCCACCACGTTGAGGTCGAGGGGAAGGCCGGGCTCGCAGGCGTACACCTCGGCGAACGATTGGCCGGGGCCGAACGACGCCAGGATCGTGCGGTTGCCCCAGTAGTCCTCCTTCTCCAGCCGCACCGCCCCCTCCAGCACCAGCCCCATGCACGTGGTCACGTCGCCCACGCGCAGCACGGCCGACCCTTGTGGGTAGCGGCGCTCGCGTGCGCCCAGGCAGTGCAGCAGCGCCTCGAGGTCGTTGTGGTCGATGCCGTCGAACAGCGACGAGCGGCTGATGACGGGAAGATGGCGGTCCATCGATCTCCTTCGTTGGAATTACAACGGAACATCTTATGCCAGTATCGTAGGGTGGGGCGTGTCAGGCAAGAAGGAATTCGCGCGATCGCCCGGCATGGGGCCGCGAGTGGCGCGAGACGAAGGGAAGGACGACGGTATGGACACCACGATGTTCTGCTTCCAATGCGAGCAAACTGCCGGATGCGCCGGGTGCATGGGCGCGGCGGGTGTGTGCGGCAAGACGGCGGCCACAGCGCAGGTGCAAGACGAGTTGACCGGCGCACTTGTAGGTCTCGCACTCACGGTGCAGGCGGCGAAAGCGGCCGAAGGCGTGAAGGCGGCGGTGTGCGGCGAGGCCGATAACGTGGCAATGGAAGGCCTGTTCGCCACGCTCACCAACGTCGATTTCGATGATGCATCGTTGCGTGCGCTCACAGCTCGAGCGCACGCCGAGCGCGACCGCATCGCCGCCGCGCTCGGCGTGGAGGCCGCTTCCGACTACGATCTGGCCCTCTTGTGGAACGCGCCGGAGGATGTGCGCTCGCTTAAGTCGCTCGTGTTGTTCGGCTTGCGCGGCGTAGCCGCCTATGCCTACCACGCGGCCGTGCTCGGCTACCGCGACGAGACGGTGTCGGCTTTCCTTCACCAGGGTTTGGCTTCGCTC is from Gordonibacter urolithinfaciens and encodes:
- a CDS encoding MDR family MFS transporter, encoding MEGVDRTGGTAADEARVREAAETQRTAKAAEASGPARPSTVPPPASPTTEGVPAAAVRDAQEAAAAERARELAAASARQGDVPAAEPKPERKRGVAAVFAGLLLAMFVSTLSETVTATALPTIVGDLGGVDHMQWVTTAYILASTIMMPIYGKLGDLFGRKYLFIVALSVFIVGSATCGLAPSMDGLIAGRAVEGLGGGGLIILAQATIADIIPPRQRGKYMGVMGSVFAVSTVVGPLLGGWFVQVTGWRWLFAFNIPLALLAIAAVAFFLTNPERRDDRPPVDVGGMMAMAVSVSSLVLATAWGGTLYPWLSWQIIGLFALFVVAAVAFVLVERRAKEPIIPMLLFKNRNFVVCTITGMFIMLGMMGTVSYLPTYFQIVDGLAPEQAGLMTFPMMAGVLLTAVGTGFLATKTGRYKWMPIASCAVAAVGFVLLSRLTPDTSLLMTGVFLFILGFGIGLGQQILVLIVQNEFPHAIVGTATAANNFFRQIGSTLGASLVGALFTSRLAADLAAQLPKTDNISMNRITPQFIDHLGGPARDIITTAYSDALVPIFLYVVPLLVVGFLLMLTLKENPLAKSVNHTGHPGDDAL
- a CDS encoding TrmH family RNA methyltransferase; translated protein: MPLVEISTLDDPRLDAYARLTDVQLRSRLEPERGVFIAESGNVIERALEAGMQPLSLLMEAKWLDALQPVIARIEAEHPEVPVFVAPREELARLTGFELTRGALAAFKRPAPPSVADVVRDARLVAVLENITNHTNVGAIFRSAAALGVDAVLVTPECYDPLYRRAVRVSMGTVFQVPWTRIGEEADPRAGKGAWAEDGLPLLRDLGFATAAMALSDDSVPLDDADLAAEPKLALVFGTEGDGLAPTTIAACDYTVRIPMQHGVDSLNVAAASAVAFWELRR
- a CDS encoding cysteine hydrolase family protein — protein: MIDPCKAALIIIDMQNGFIDPASALCVEGAAATVPACSRALDHARELGMPVFHVVREYAEDGSDVEAVRHAAWDGGGKPVSRACANPHSLDEPAPLAPQPGDRVVVKPRFSAFFNTNLDNVLRRLGVGTVVLIGTTTPNCIRTTCYDALSLDYNVAVIEDCTSSRTPAVQAANIEDMAHIGAQMLTCDEFCTQGLANVRDVAAEVRAACNRR
- a CDS encoding Crp/Fnr family transcriptional regulator; translated protein: MDRHLPVISRSSLFDGIDHNDLEALLHCLGARERRYPQGSAVLRVGDVTTCMGLVLEGAVRLEKEDYWGNRTILASFGPGQSFAEVYACEPGLPLDLNVVAAEDALVLLMDVRRVTSLCPASCAFHARLVRNLLGIVARRAHALTRKIEHTSQRTTRAKLLSYLSDQAKAAEASRFAIPFDRQELADYLSVDRSAMCAELSRMRKEGIIDFHKNVFELGEGSTL